In Gigantopelta aegis isolate Gae_Host chromosome 2, Gae_host_genome, whole genome shotgun sequence, the sequence ccctgtatctgtctctgttaAACGACTGATGGTGGtctcgctctctgtctctgtcgcGACCATTCCGACTGTACTGGTCGTCTCGGTAGTCGGAATTCCGGTCGTACTGGTTGCTCACCGAATGTATCTGGCTGACGGGGCGAGATCCAGTGTGACTAGACCCGACGGACTCGATCCGACTGATGCTTTCGTTATGCCGGTTGATCGTTTCGATCCTCTGAATAGAAGAGCCAACTGTACTGATCAACTGAATGGGCAGTCCCTCGGACTGTTCGAGCTTCTCTGAATTGTTTTTCATTGTCCCATCCTCGGAGTGTTCTTTGGAAGATTCACTAGGTGGCGCTTCCCGATCTACTGCTGGATTTGTTTTAGGGTTAGCGCCATCAGCTTCGTCGTGCGTTTCTTTATCGGCCAATGCTGCAACGTtcttagtggtgtcgtttatcACTGAAATATCCTGTAAAGTAATGGTCGTCAGATTCTGTCTCGAAACACCCTTATTCTGCATCTTGGGAGGCCCGTCTGGCTGCGATTCTGTCGTCTTGCGTTTGAGCTTTTCCCTGAATTCCTGCAAGTCATCATTTGATTCAGATAAATGCATCATGGGGGAAGGAGGCACTGAAGGAGGTTTGGGGCCTCCTAGGATTGCGTGATCCATCATCTGATCGGGGGGAACATGATGCATTTCTCCTAAAATGGGCTGTTTGTTGCGCAAGATACCTTTGGGAGGATGGTGGGGCATGTGTGACTGGGAGGAGGGAAACTGGGGAAAGTTTGGTCTTTGGCTAAACATTTGGTCGGGAGGACTGACCATTTGTCCCAGCATGCGAGGACTAGTCTGACCAGTCCAGTTCTCCTTCTGTCCGGGAGACTGCTGGCTGAAGAATGAAGGAGGTGGACATGCCATGGGATTAAACCCAGAGGAGGTGTGTGGTGGAGGGGCAAACGGGGGTGGTCGGATATCCAGACCAAATCTCGGCATTGATCCTGGCACAGCATTGCCTGGAGGGGGCAAAGGGGGTGGATTTTGGGGTCCTTGAAATGGAGAACCAAGGGGTGGCCCCTGCCCTGGTGCCTGTGGAGGAAGCATGTTTGCTAAATGTGTTGGTGGTGGGGGACCCTGCATGGGGGGGCGAGTTGGAGGAGTGCTCTGCAGGAACTGATTTGGCATTGGTGTATGTGGTGGTGGTATGGTCAGGTTAGGGAATGGGGGTGCGTTTCCCGGCACGGTAAACTGTCCCTGGGGTGGCTGTCCCTGCAGTGGGGGAGCAGTCGAAAAGACTGGTGTCCCCACCCCTGCTGACTGGGGGGTAGACGTTGGTGGCAGCTGTAGCGAATGCATGGACACTGGTGGTTGCCCAGAAACAGACGTCTGCATTTCAGCCGGAGGTGATCCTCCGACTGCTGCGGTATGGGAAGTCAGAGTCTGTATGGGGGAAGGTGGAGGCGATTCGCCCATCCCCGACGTCACGGGCTTCGAATTTAGAGTCATTATCTGTTGAGGAGAATTGTCAGACGTCTCCGAATCGGACGTCTGGATGACTTTTGCCTTCCAGGCTGCCCACGACTTGGGCGTGGCGGAATCCGACGAATCACCATCTTGTATCTGGTGCTCCTGTTCAATGTGGGTTTTCACCGTCGACGTCAGCAGGGTCAGATTCTGTAGAAAATCTGACGAGACAGGGGCATTCTTCTTGGTGTTTGAGATGAGTGTGGTGAGAAAGTCTATGGGATTCTGTTTCTTGACGGGTTCCGAGGATTCAGCGTCATGCATTTCATCGCTCTGATTATGCTGCGACTCGTCCCCCAGGAGGTCCGGGACCTCATCAAGTACGGGCGTGCTGCCCCCCTTCTCGTCAGCCAGGGGGGTGGAGTTACCCTCGTCGACGGCCAGGGAAGCGAAGCCGGGACCAAGGACCTTCGACGGGTTGTAGACGGGAACCTCCTTCTGTTTCTGCTGGAGGAACGACGCCGACAGGTTGTCCTGCTGCTCAGAGGTCGGGACCAGGCTGGCGATTCGGCTCTCCAGACTCTCCTGGTTACCCTTCCGGCTGTGAGACAAAactgaaacacacaaaacaaacattaaactgaaatgcagaaaacattaaactaaaatgcataaaacattaaaccaaaacacacaaaacataaaactgAAATGCATGAAAcattaaactgaaataaaaaaacaacaacataaaactgAAACACttgaaacaaacattaaactgaAACATATGCAACAAACATTAAACTAAACATAtaacacaaacattaaattgaaagaaacattaaactgaaacacacaaaacaaacattaaattgaaacaaacattaaattgaaacaaacattaaactgaaacacatgaaacaaacatttaaactgaaaaacaaaaaaccccattaaactaaaacacatgacacaaacattaaactgaaacacaacaaaaattaaaactgacacacatgaaacattaaactgaaacacacaaaacacacaaaacgcATTAACCATGTATCCACTACTGTTAATAACAGAGCATTCTTACAACCAACATAAAATACAGATTTATTTCCCTCATCCCTCATTCCTATTAAGGTCACTGTTTTTTTcaacacaacaccaaaacaaacaaaccttctgggcaaatttacaaagcctgtttttatTAAACGCACATGTttaagaatttattttttaatatatgtagttacacacatgcaagaaaaaagaaaaaaaaggagtttTAAATTCCGACCCTAAATTTTTAACTTTCCTGCTAATCTTGGTGCATTATTGATATCAATTGTAGCACACAAATATCTAAAAAGCATAAAATTAGCAAGAAGCTAATAAAATACTGGAGGTAATTTTGTgcttagtttttttttctttggttgaATCCCATTATGAGTCAGAGACAATGAACGGGACACAGCACAACAGTCTGTGCAACACAGTGGTCAaaggttagctgttagtgggcAGTCAGAAATGTTAGTGAAGTGTCTTACGCTTCCACactgaacaattaaaaaaacattatctcAACCGTAGCCAGTACAGGGAAGTTGAACCCATGAGTGGGCGAGAGTAAACCTGCTGATtagcctttgttaaaccagctGTGGGGtactcagggtttctgccagaggatacaaagggtaaaattacgtaccttaaaatattggaaattaatgtatagattttatttatttttttagaaatattatagtaagagaactggtGTTTAGAAATAGTCAAAGTACATGGAATACAATGTCCAATTCAAAAagtttcaaacctataaccacctagtaggggcaTTTATGATTCgtcttgtttttattacgtaccctcaaattattttttgacTGGCATGataaatatcccaatgggcccaccaacagagGATCCAACCAAGATCGCTTATCATGGAGCCCAGCCTTTAACATGACTGCTTAACCACTATATCTTAATGAGGTCGATGATGGTatatttaagaaagaaagaaatgttttatttaacgacgcactcaacacattttatttacggttatatggcgtcagacatatggttacggaccacacagatattgagagaggaaacccgctgtcgccacttaattggctactcttttcgattagcagcaagggatcttttatatgcaccatcccatagacaggatagcacataccacggcctttgatgtaccagttgtggtgcactggctggagcgagaaatagcctaacgggcccaccgacggggatcaatcccaaaccaaccacgcatcgagcgagcgctttaccactggactatgtcccgccccctggtATATTTAAGAGAAAGTAACTAAATTACCTTTGGCTCCAATACTGAATGATATTTTGTCTCTGTTTTCCGATGCCGTGTCCTGAATCTCAGGTGATCCGTCTGGTGATGGAGCATCAGTAGGAGGCTCTGCAATAAACACAGAACAGGTTTTATTACCcatgtggttaaaaatatcttggtccTTATCAAAGTGTTACTTCCCATGAGAACGTGGGACATAATACTTCCGACACCATACGATTAGCGCACCACGACCGTACTGGAACGCTGGTCAATGAgttcagtgatataaattaaaatcgattataggtaataaataggatattaaactcactaccatttcGTAGCTAAAACATTAcgattgaaaattatttcaatgggatataagcatgaTATGGCTTGAAATAAGAAGTAAAATGTggcctgttattttttttttcaaatgcagGTTCAAAGAAATATGTCCTGTTGAGGGcaaaaatatctcttgctggaaataagacatcACAGGGTGaagggacagtgtgtggaaaGTTAGGACCTCCCACATGTATTTTATAGTGAACtgaaatataacagaatcacgATAAACGTAGATacatatatctctctctctctctctctctctctctctctctctctctctctctctctctgtctctgtctctgtctctgtctctgtctctgtgtctctgtcactctttctctctgttttttgtttgttttttgttgttgtttttatttaacgacaaactcatcacattttatttacggttatatggcgtcagacatgtgtttaaggaccacacagagagaggaaacccactgtcgccacttcatgtactcctcttttcgattagcagcaagggatattttatatgtaccatcccacagacaggatagtacataccacagcctttgttacactatttgtggagcactggctgggacgagaaatagcccaatgggacccaccaccagggatcgatcctagactgactgcacatcaagcaaacactttaccactgggctaaatcccaccccttacATAATTTTATGTAGTATGATGGTGCACTCTTACTTTAATTATGTTGAGGATGTTATGGTATACTTCGCCCCGCTATTAGTATGACATCACAAAAAGGCTCAGTCTTAGTCATTCCAGCAGACACAAAGAGGCTAACAATCTTTTCgtaataaaaagtatttcaGAAGAAATTTGTTGTCCCCATCGTCTATACAGAATACATTTTTGCctaataactaaaaaaaatatatatataaataataagtcTTATAGCGTAACAAAAAATACCTATTGTCTCCAAAAGAAAcgttacatacataaaattaataaatattgttgctaagtGAAAGTaaacaatttagaaaccaccgtacaaacactttgcatgtatcacaAAGTGTATTGTCACATTTAGAGattgaacttcatgatactttcatatcccaccataTCATATTTTTCtctaatacaatttcaagccttgtaatgTTTCTTTTGAACATCAGTATAGTTTAGATTTTGCCTTTTAatcaagaaaaaattaaaatttaccgAGCATTTGATCAATTTCGTCATCGGACATCTCCATGTCGACGGTTTCAATGTCGTCTCTCTGTGGAGGCGTGGCTTCAGGTGACGGCGCGTCTTCCACGGGAGACGGCATCGGACTGTTGGGATCAGGGAGAGTCTTCACCAAGTCTGTTAGCTTCTTCTTCATGGTCGCAATTCGTGTTCCAAAATTTTTGTACGCCTAAAATTAAATGTGCTACTTGTATTAGTTCTGGTAAGTTCATCTGGACTGTATAGATGAACACAAAACAAGGGACGTTCAATGGACTCACTACACTGTAATGTTGAGAGTGAAATCAAGTAAAACAATAACTAAATTCACGTAGTGTTTACCTACAGGTGACTGTTAATTATTGGCTATAAGGTTTAAGTTGTGAAAAAGCTTATCCAAATTTTCAATcctgggcccatgcttataaaaatttagagtccagactcaatctcaaatgacgtcacatgcgtACAATTTGTACGACGTTGTCATGACAtcagtgtctcagactcttagtagagtcttgagtctagttttataagcaccaggccagaacTGTCatcacattttcatttcattttaatatatttgtgtgcttatatacaagtaaggttcaagcaggctgtcttggcacacatctcagctatctgggctgtctgtccaggacagagggtttagtggttagtggttagtgagagagaagagggtgtagtggtcttacatctacccactgagttgttaaaactcgctttgggtcagagccggtaccgggctgtgaaccctgtacctaccagccttatgttcgatagCTTCAcaacgatgccaccgaggccagtcataACAAATAACAGTCTTCGCCACAAAAGGTGAGTGATCACTCCTGTTCCCATCTGCAACTGCCTGGGACGTTATAGGCCTTACAATAACATTGTACACACACTTTAGTTAAAACTTCGTGTGATTGCTTACTTAACCCCATTTCaagagagtgatcttcagcttgcCTCGATTTTGCTCAAGACAGaataggattttgaaaattaaaacgGTGGTTAAATGAACGACAACgcacaaacaatattttagttaCATCTCAAacattagtaattttgacatcaaTCTGACATTTTTACAATGTATACAAATATAACTAAAACAATGTCATTCAAAGAGAGACTTTATTCAGTCTTATCAAAGAATCACTACTATTCATTTGTGTTAATATAGTAAAAACAATCGTGATAAATTGTTTAAACGGAGATGACATCAAAGtgataaaaaaactaaattgatgataataaattaacttttttaggaataaaagtattaatgtatttatttttcagcTTTGCACAACAGTAGTGCATGGAGTTGatcttaaaatttaattttttttaatctttttttttttttaagaaaagaGTCTAAAGATATGTTAATCTGACTAGTGCATCCTgctaaaataaagttaatacaCCTATATTTCAAGAAAGCCCTTGTAAGTTAAACACTTAGTAGAGATTTATACCGATTAAACAGAGGATTTGATTAACTGAACCATTCACTCACATTTGCAACTATCTTAGCTTCTCTGTACTGTTCATCATAAAACATCTCGGAAATTTCCGTCAGTTGAATAAGAGTTTTTCTTTCTGTGATTTCATCTGCGAGAACTTCCACGTAGTCTTCGAGCTTCACACATGATTCTTCAAACTGAATGGAAAATTCCTTTCCGTGAGCTTTATCTGTAAAAGCAATTTGTGTACTGAAATACACATAcaactaaaaataatttaaagaatgCAAAGTTAACATGAAATAAAGAgttgaaacaaaatatgttaatactGTGGTCTAAATTTGACCTATTACAAAATGGTTTTGTATTTCATACTAATGTTGACAATCAGGGGTGGGAACTGGTGAAATgttaaaaagaggaaatctagtggggtcccggaaattcttgaaatcctactttaaaatctgtgccatctgacacattttggaggaaaggacgattaatgcaaggaaacgcaatgtttcatgagaggaaaacagctgatctgaggagaattcccacccctggaCAATGCATTGGACAGTTGTGAAGCATCAGTATTAGGGAACAATAATGAAAACTACACCAACAACTCTTtacgtcatttaaaaaaaaaaatggttttgctTAACACGAAGTAGAGTTTTAacaccctgtccagtgggcataGATCATATTTGGACATAAACTTTATTGTTCTATTGATGAGTTGTACCAATATCAAATCACTGCTACATCCGAAATCGGAAACTGACGTATATCACATTTTGGAAATGGAACTCTTCATTTGTATAATCTGACCTTTCAGTTGTCGGACAGCCTCTAAATTTGAGGCGTCCATCTTGAGAATGGCCAGCTGTCTCTGTTTAAGTTCGGCGGTTGTCTCCAGTTTCTTAAAGAATGTAATCTTCTCTATCAAGTGAGATGGCTGCAACAAACAGAACATATCTAGGTGTAGTTTTATCTGTCGGCCACAGGTATTGAAACAAGCATTCTCAGAGTACTGGTAATGCAATTCACATTATTTTAACTATAAAACCTCttgaataaatatacagaacttcacatgcATTGGTTTTGCTtcttatttattgcacaagttcattttgcgcaagaatattagTTGGtttatttagttggtgtaaagcccgtTCGAAACCATGATGTTAGCCGTTTCTTGGGAtacattgctgttactgttgcagttaaacactgcgcagttaaccatcatataattacgtcgacagtatataataacactaattatcttgtaaattaaatttccgataaatTAAACGAAATAACGAAAAGAAAGaacaggaatgttttatttaacgatgcactcaacacattttatttacggttatatgccgtcagacatatggttaaaggagaccagacaccaaaccatatatacgaCGTAATGAATTTGTTTGCTGTCATAAACCACAATACACAACTAACGTGCTCCCCTTATTGACCAAGTTgagcgtgccagtcttggttggggttttttttcgctgatctccgatgtttgccggaaactgtcggcaattgatgagctagaccagtgacgtcatcgatgagaggaaaactgaagaaactaccaagcagcatggacgaacttagcgattcgagtgacgaagaattgtgtccagcttatgcttaatggcatcaaaccgtatcagtttgaaccacttatcagagactttgtccctaatcctggaaatgttgtcttagatgAAAATTCAGATGAATCAACTGCTGACAaagacgaggaagccacacggtcatagactagcatacaagcatttttttaaacataattttttatgacatttttaatgtaaactgaagcaaatggacctaattagaagaaaagcacacaaaatgtaataatatttcctcataaatcttgttcagcatagatgtaaatatgacatgtcagtggatattccataggccgatttcgcaaatttgcaaaaagtgtcccctcctcaccaaagcaagatataataatttaaaaaaggtagggtcaactcaaacaagagccttatgtgttggaaagatgcatacccggaccaccaacacatactgacactttagcaaatgaataACGCGTaatttagagttaataaaaaaacatgattattcctgccaactgggggcagccattttgtttcgtttttgtgacgtccggtgagatagcttggggcgaagtgacgtcagctcctgaccatctcctgtatgtacagtgtaaacaaaagcagtaattttcgacaaggcgcttctctttgatcaacctgacttgtaaaacagcataaatgacgtaatattataataaactatttaactaaatatatttcaagttgcattaacggaacaaaatggggttatagtatttttctctgttaagtaatccaaaggaaaaatgtacaaaattaggCCGATTGATacgctacgttggagcaaaaacgacaacccacgatacccaagtgataattttcttttctttgggactacgtaattggtcagttctgtgcttttagatggaaaagtttacttaatcaatattttgacagaactatttacagtaataaaccatgtccattacaattttaggggcgacaggtaatattccacaataccagtatgtatttttgtgtctagacagcgtcaattaattggctcgtctggttaccaatcaaatacacacctgccaatcaggaatcacaggtagaagcaactaacagcatagaccaattaactaagaaaacactccgtgtatcatttcagtacgtaggttaatgcatgggcaaaacattgttaattgtttcgacttgttgtgtagccactttgacaatggtattttattttgtattgaaaaataatatatatatagtgctggatatacttactgctggcttactgggatgtgtattattacagaacattgcaatgtatgactatttatcatccagcaaaaaccaggtagattgtgtttctctagttctaaggtccattcctgacgtgacgcgttaagtattacgtaaccaccagctcgccagagggtgtactcactgagatggtacaaaatggctgcgcccgttatatatgatagccgtcacatttaaccgttttattaattaactatacgattatacgtgttgatattaagcaataatgttcattatatattgttgaatatgcataccaggccaaatgccttaattgtcctctcctttaactagttatcctccaagttttaatgtgtttggttaaaccgtgtatttttaattattaagaaaatatgttgccagtctgccgaaactgtccacagctgggtacagaaacacagaaatgttggaaaatattatactgttgccacatactgacaatcactttacaactaatatgtcttatcgacaatattattatgtagtctttgcatttattaatataaaatacaacaggcccATAAGAACTGGGGAGGGGTGGGCCTAGGGACTTGTTTTCCATCACTCTCTCTAGgatgaaaatatatgttttaaattttcactactctgcataaataaagatgatataaacgataaaaaatctagtttgtatccctcactagagactgtattccccccgccccctcccttcaaatatcgttcctacaggtctgtacaaatgtagataatatgtagagAGTGAGATCAGGAACCAGTACcgtttatctttaggattttgtaatcatgatttcaaaccaactgtttcaggtagtttgctgcacataatgacataaaacacatttgttatatattggaataaaataaaaataattacaatatatccatccagtgttattttttttaatcattcacggaggaagaaggaagtcctgacGAAAATATActacaggtaaaatatattacaggtaaaacaaaataatatatgatgcttattccatgtggtaactattgttaattttgctttaaactgctagatgccaaaagtgattaattatattattttatggtaacagtcgaaaattagacaaccaattgtttcaacctctgccaaaggtaccaggttttctgccagaaaataagttaagggtacataataaaacagcccccccccccccccttgttaacttttttttatcacattaatttttgccattg encodes:
- the LOC121384196 gene encoding regulation of nuclear pre-mRNA domain-containing protein 2-like, with the translated sequence MASDLAEESVQKKLDSVTSAQDSIQSMSMWIIHHKSHHKKIVNVWLKALKNAKTKHKLILFYLCNDVVQTCKKKHALVFKESFKGVLKEAAAFAREDTIKPKVERIFKIWEERVVYDGKFMKALKKQLNKKTVPPVPLFSESKVNSPIVDLKTTSKEPAALSPVVIPESAAVFDPKLVAEFKPSHLIEKITFFKKLETTAELKQRQLAILKMDASNLEAVRQLKDKAHGKEFSIQFEESCVKLEDYVEVLADEITERKTLIQLTEISEMFYDEQYREAKIVANAYKNFGTRIATMKKKLTDLVKTLPDPNSPMPSPVEDAPSPEATPPQRDDIETVDMEMSDDEIDQMLEPPTDAPSPDGSPEIQDTASENRDKISFSIGAKVLSHSRKGNQESLESRIASLVPTSEQQDNLSASFLQQKQKEVPVYNPSKVLGPGFASLAVDEGNSTPLADEKGGSTPVLDEVPDLLGDESQHNQSDEMHDAESSEPVKKQNPIDFLTTLISNTKKNAPVSSDFLQNLTLLTSTVKTHIEQEHQIQDGDSSDSATPKSWAAWKAKVIQTSDSETSDNSPQQIMTLNSKPVTSGMGESPPPSPIQTLTSHTAAVGGSPPAEMQTSVSGQPPVSMHSLQLPPTSTPQSAGVGTPVFSTAPPLQGQPPQGQFTVPGNAPPFPNLTIPPPHTPMPNQFLQSTPPTRPPMQGPPPPTHLANMLPPQAPGQGPPLGSPFQGPQNPPPLPPPGNAVPGSMPRFGLDIRPPPFAPPPHTSSGFNPMACPPPSFFSQQSPGQKENWTGQTSPRMLGQMVSPPDQMFSQRPNFPQFPSSQSHMPHHPPKGILRNKQPILGEMHHVPPDQMMDHAILGGPKPPSVPPSPMMHLSESNDDLQEFREKLKRKTTESQPDGPPKMQNKGVSRQNLTTITLQDISVINDTTKNVAALADKETHDEADGANPKTNPAVDREAPPSESSKEHSEDGTMKNNSEKLEQSEGLPIQLISTVGSSIQRIETINRHNESISRIESVGSSHTGSRPVSQIHSVSNQYDRNSDYRDDQYSRNGRDRDRERDHHQSFNRDRYRDEYSRDPYNRDVYGAPPAKRRYPETHDSWSHYNRY